Proteins encoded within one genomic window of Halocatena marina:
- a CDS encoding plastocyanin/azurin family copper-binding protein: MDRRTFLATTIGVTSVALSGCLRRSGALASDEYDIGMSSNAFKPEQYTTSVGETVVWGNTNSRPHSVTAYESAIPNDAQYFASGGFESEQNARKSWQNQKGRKGGKILTGQTYSHTFEIPGTYSYFCIPHEPAGMAGSVVVEEE, from the coding sequence ATGGACCGTCGCACATTTCTCGCGACAACAATCGGTGTTACGAGTGTCGCACTTTCTGGATGTCTCCGCCGAAGCGGTGCCCTCGCTTCCGATGAGTACGATATCGGAATGTCGTCGAATGCATTCAAACCCGAACAGTACACTACATCGGTCGGAGAGACTGTCGTCTGGGGCAACACTAATTCACGTCCACATTCCGTGACGGCATACGAAAGCGCGATCCCGAACGACGCTCAGTACTTCGCTTCAGGAGGATTTGAGTCCGAACAAAATGCACGAAAGTCGTGGCAGAATCAAAAGGGACGCAAAGGCGGGAAAATACTCACTGGTCAAACGTATTCACACACGTTTGAAATCCCCGGCACGTACAGCTACTTCTGTATCCCACACGAACCAGCTGGAATGGCGGGCTCAGTTGTTGTCGAAGAGGAATAA
- a CDS encoding 30S ribosomal protein S3ae — MSERSVSRRRREKRWYTVFAPEQFDRAELGETVAREPDQVIGRTIETTLGALQSDASENNTKLTFRITDTGSDSAYTGFVKHELTRDYLRSLVRRGSSKISAYVTVLTADDYRLQVQPVAYTTKKADHSQEMAIRRQMIDIVENAATERTFEELIDSIVTGRLSGGIYNEAKTIYPLRRVEVQKTTLEAHPDEVAEEEETSVSIEEDDIEIED, encoded by the coding sequence ATGAGTGAACGATCAGTCTCACGACGAAGACGAGAGAAACGCTGGTATACGGTGTTCGCCCCGGAGCAGTTCGACCGGGCCGAACTCGGCGAAACTGTAGCAAGAGAGCCCGATCAAGTCATCGGGCGCACTATTGAAACGACGCTCGGCGCGCTGCAAAGCGACGCCAGCGAGAACAACACGAAGCTTACATTCAGAATCACGGATACGGGAAGCGACAGCGCGTACACAGGGTTCGTTAAGCACGAACTCACGCGCGATTATCTCCGGAGCCTCGTCCGTCGAGGATCCTCGAAAATCAGCGCGTACGTGACCGTTCTTACGGCCGATGATTACCGTCTTCAGGTCCAGCCTGTCGCGTACACGACGAAAAAGGCAGACCACAGCCAAGAGATGGCCATCCGGCGACAGATGATCGACATCGTCGAGAACGCTGCCACCGAGCGAACGTTCGAAGAGCTAATCGACAGCATCGTCACCGGACGGCTCTCGGGTGGCATCTACAACGAAGCGAAAACGATCTATCCGCTCCGACGCGTCGAAGTCCAGAAAACGACGCTCGAAGCGCATCCTGACGAAGTCGCAGAAGAAGAAGAGACTTCCGTCAGTATTGAAGAAGACGATATCGAAATCGAAGACTGA
- a CDS encoding KEOPS complex subunit Pcc1, with protein MPARRAIIRTEWNDERATVIADALCPDNTAEMKTTVTDATVETVIERPTTGGLRTTADDYVTNLTVAAQLTNEKKHE; from the coding sequence ATGCCTGCCAGACGTGCGATTATCCGGACGGAATGGAACGATGAGCGCGCAACGGTCATCGCGGACGCACTCTGTCCCGACAACACCGCCGAAATGAAGACAACCGTAACCGACGCGACGGTCGAAACCGTCATCGAGCGGCCGACGACGGGTGGGCTACGAACAACAGCCGACGACTATGTCACGAATCTCACGGTTGCAGCACAGCTTACGAACGAGAAAAAGCATGAGTGA